In Schistocerca gregaria isolate iqSchGreg1 chromosome 9, iqSchGreg1.2, whole genome shotgun sequence, a single genomic region encodes these proteins:
- the LOC126291913 gene encoding arylalkylamine N-acetyltransferase 1: protein MASFPGIDFSPIPEARYDDVIKHLRDNFFADEPLNCSVRLCQPGEPHAELEEHALSTLRDRLSWMAMDTDTGQVVGVALNGVSRRGDLAEAQERLAAVSDDKFRTIFGLLYGVNRRLDLFAAHGVDQIFECRILSVDSRYRGRGLARRLLQLSEGTARERGFKLLKEDATGLFSQRVAESLGLQTACQVRYCDYTAEDTGEVVFHTPQPHDCLKIMVKVLD, encoded by the exons ATGGCCAGCTTTCCAGGGATCGACTTCTCGCCGATCCCAGAGGCTCGGTACGACGACGTCATCAAGCACCTGCGGGACAACTTCTTCGCCGACGAGCCCCTCAACTGCTCGGTGCGGCTCTGCCAGCCTGGAGAACCACACGCCGAGCTGGAAGAGCATGCACTCAGTACGCTGAGGGACAGGCTGTCTTGGATGGCCATGGACACAGACACCGGGCAG GTGGTGGGGGTGGCGCTGAACGGCGTGTCGCGGCGTGGCGACCTGGCCGAGGCGCAGGAGCGGCTGGCCGCCGTCTCGGACGACAAGTTCCGCACCATCTTCGGACTTCTGTACGGCGTCAACCGCCGGCTGGACCTGTTCGCAGCGCACGGCGTCGACCAGATCTTCGAGTGCCGCATCCTGTCCGTGGACTCGCGGTACCGAGGTCGCGGTCTAGCCAGGCGCCTGCTCCAGCTGAGCGAGGGCACAGCCAGGGAGAGAGGCTTCAAG CTGCTGAAGGAGGACGCCACAGGCCTCTTCTCGCAGCGGGTGGCAGAGTCCCTGGGTCTGCAGACGGCGTGCCAGGTTCGCTACTGCGACTACACCGCCGAGGACACTGGTGAGGTCGTTTTCCACACGCCGCAGCCGCACGACTGCCTCAAGATCATGGTAAAGGTGCTCGACTAA